In Polynucleobacter arcticus, the following proteins share a genomic window:
- a CDS encoding YebC/PmpR family DNA-binding transcriptional regulator has product MAGHSKWANIQHRKGRQDEKRGKIWTKLIKEITVAAKLGGGDIATNPRLRLAIDKAKDANMPNDNVQRAIQRGTGSLEGVNYEEIRYEGYGFNGAAIIVDCLTDNRTRTVAEVRHAFAKNGGNMGAEGSVAFMFKHCGQMLFAPGTNEDLLMELALDAGAEDVITHDDGSLEVLTPVPEFPKVQDALSKAGLKAELATVTMRPETETELEGDQAESMQKLLDALENLDDVQEVFTNASL; this is encoded by the coding sequence ATGGCCGGCCATTCGAAATGGGCCAATATTCAGCACCGCAAAGGACGTCAAGACGAAAAGCGCGGCAAGATTTGGACCAAACTGATTAAAGAAATTACGGTTGCAGCTAAATTAGGCGGCGGCGATATCGCTACAAACCCACGTTTACGCCTAGCAATTGATAAGGCTAAAGATGCCAACATGCCGAATGACAACGTGCAACGGGCAATTCAGCGAGGCACCGGCTCCTTAGAGGGCGTGAATTATGAAGAAATTCGTTATGAGGGTTATGGCTTTAATGGCGCCGCCATCATCGTGGATTGCTTAACGGATAACCGCACTCGTACCGTTGCCGAAGTGCGCCATGCATTTGCAAAAAATGGTGGAAATATGGGTGCCGAAGGTTCTGTCGCATTTATGTTCAAACATTGCGGTCAAATGTTGTTTGCTCCAGGCACGAATGAAGATCTACTCATGGAGCTCGCGCTGGATGCAGGCGCTGAAGATGTCATCACGCATGATGATGGCTCACTTGAAGTACTCACCCCAGTCCCTGAATTTCCTAAAGTACAAGATGCACTCAGTAAAGCAGGTTTAAAAGCAGAGCTAGCAACCGTCACGATGCGCCCCGAGACTGAGACTGAACTCGAGGGTGACCAAGCTGAAAGCATGCAAAAACTATTGGATGCGCTGGAGAACTTAGATGATGTCCAGGAAGTTTTCACAAATGCATCGCTCTAA
- a CDS encoding CysB family HTH-type transcriptional regulator, whose product MNLHQFRFVREAVRQNFNLTTAAKVLFTSQPGVSKAIIELEDELGVEIFRRHGKRIRSLTEPGKRILVSIERILDEVETLRRVGKDFASQDQGSFVIATTHTQARYALPKVLTEFTKRFPKVRVSIQQGSPGQIAELLIHDRADIAIATEGIANTPGVLALPGYQWQHVVMVPLSHPLLNQSAITLEEIAKYPLITYDKAFAGRSKIDAAFGLRNLTPDVILEAIDADVIKTYVETGMGVGIVAGLAYDADRDRNLRVIPVGHLFGNNVTHLGVKQGAYLRSFVYTFIELFSPTLTKKIVEQAMNSESETYEI is encoded by the coding sequence ATGAACTTGCACCAATTTCGCTTTGTACGTGAGGCCGTTAGGCAGAATTTCAATCTCACCACCGCCGCTAAGGTCCTATTTACCTCACAGCCAGGGGTCTCTAAAGCCATTATTGAATTGGAAGATGAGTTGGGCGTCGAAATCTTTCGCCGCCACGGCAAACGTATCCGCTCACTTACCGAGCCTGGTAAGCGAATTCTAGTTTCTATTGAGCGAATTCTGGATGAAGTGGAAACCTTGAGAAGAGTCGGCAAAGACTTTGCTAGCCAAGATCAGGGTAGCTTTGTGATTGCCACCACCCATACTCAAGCCCGCTATGCATTACCCAAAGTCTTGACAGAATTTACCAAGCGCTTTCCAAAGGTACGCGTCAGCATTCAACAGGGTAGCCCGGGACAAATTGCCGAACTACTCATTCATGATCGAGCAGATATTGCGATTGCAACGGAAGGCATTGCAAACACGCCAGGCGTATTAGCTTTGCCGGGATATCAATGGCAACACGTCGTCATGGTGCCGCTGAGCCATCCACTGCTCAATCAGTCGGCAATCACCTTAGAAGAAATTGCAAAGTACCCGCTCATCACCTACGACAAAGCATTCGCAGGTCGTAGCAAGATTGATGCCGCTTTCGGACTGCGCAATCTGACTCCCGATGTGATTTTGGAGGCGATTGATGCAGATGTCATTAAGACTTATGTTGAGACTGGCATGGGTGTCGGTATCGTGGCGGGTTTAGCATACGATGCAGATCGGGATCGTAATCTGAGAGTCATTCCAGTTGGGCACTTGTTTGGAAATAACGTCACGCATCTAGGAGTGAAGCAAGGCGCCTATCTGCGCTCTTTCGTCTACACCTTTATCGAGCTGTTCTCACCTACCCTCACCAAAAAAATTGTTGAGCAGGCAATGAATAGCGAGTCAGAAACTTACGAGATTTAA